GCCGAAATTTTCAAGTCGCACCTGCGCTATGCCCAGCTTCGGGCCATGGGCGACATCTATCCCTGGACCGTCACCGTGGGCGGCGGCAGCTACACCCTGTCCACCACCAACCCGTCCGTCGGCGCTCCGGTGCTTCCCGGCGAGTCCGGGGCCACGCACAGCTATGACGGCGGCGTGACCGCCACAGCCGGAACCTTCACCTTCAATTGGCGCGGCCAGCCCACCACGGGCGGCGGAACCAGCGTCACCTTTGACGGCGATCCGGACGTCACCGTGACCGTCCTTTCGGAGACCGGCTTTGCGCAATAATGTTCGCCCGCGCCCGCGCGGCTTCTCCCTCATCGAAATCATCATCACCCTGGTGGTGCTGGGCATCGCCGGGGCCATGCTGGTCACGTTCATGGGGCCGGGCATCACCCGCAGTTCCGATCCGCTGCGGGCGCTGCAAAATGACGCCAGTTTGCAGGCGGTGATGGAGAACATGATTGCTGCGGCGCCGGACGTGGCGGATTTGGCGACGCTCAAAACGAGCATCGGCGCTGCGGGGTCGGACCAGACCAATGCCTACGGCATGAATACCATTGCGTATCATGTTGATCGAAACTCGCTGTGTTATCTTGATACGGGTTCCAATACCTTCACAAACACCACGGATACCAGCATCGGCATTTATCTCTGCGTCACCATTTCCCTGCCCGGCCAATCCGGCTCCAAAATTTCCTACCTTTTTACGAAATGATGACCATTGCCGCCGCCCGCCGCCAACGCGGCTTCACCCTCATTGAGATCATCGCCGCCCTGGTGCTTATGGGCATCCTGGCCGCGACGGTGTTCAATTTCATGGGGCAGGCCGTGCGGGGGTTTTTCATCGCCCGCGACGCCCTGGCGATCACCCAGAAGGCGCAGATCGCGATGAACCGGATGCGGATTGAGTTTACCTATCTGGCCAGCGTGAGCGCGTCGTCTTCGACATCGATCACGTATACCGCAGAATTTCCCAGCGGGACGGAGACGCATACCATCACCACCGCCGCCGGGCAGCTCACCTACGACGGCGTGGCCTTGGTCGACGGCGTGGGCGGATGCACTTTCGCCTACTATGATGACCCCTCAGCTGCGGCGGATACAAGTTTTGATGCAACCAACACCAAGCTGATCGGCATTACCCTGACCATGCAGGACAGCGACGGCGTCACGGCGACCTTCACCACCCGGGTGGCCCCTGGAAAAATCTAGGGGACGCCGCAACATGCCTGAAACGCATGGAGACCGGATGCCCCGCCGCACCGCAACCACCCGATTCATAGCGACAGCGCGTATCGCGCGTCGCGCCCTCCGCAGTTCCTCACGCGGCGGCGCGCTGCTCTACGTCATCGCCTCCATCGTGCTTCTTGGCGTGATCGGCGGCGGCGTGGCCTACTTTTCCTCGTCATCAAGCACCTCGCAACTGGCCGCCACCCGGGCCGAGCAGGCCTATTATGCGGCGCTGGCGGGGCAGGCGTATGTGAAGCAGCGGCATGAGGCGATGCGGACGAGCTCCGCCAGCCTGGACGCCCTCCTTGCCGACCTGGATGCGCATTCCGGCATCTATACGCTCGCCGACAATCGCCGGTTCTCGCTGACGACAAGTAAGATTGACGCCACACACTATTCCGCGACCGTGACCGGCAGCTATCTGGATGCTGCGGGAGGGGCCACGGAAAATACCGTCATCGACATGGGTTCCAGGGTATATATACCCGCGAGCAGCGGCGGGAGCACCGTTCCGGAATCGGCCCGAAAAACCCCGGTGGTGGCCAACGGGGCGACGATTGACGGCGGCGTCTCGGCCGACACCGTGACCCTGAACAACGAATCGACCGTCACCGGCGATGTCATTTCCACCACCTGGGTCGTCATCGGCAACAAGGCCGCCGTTGGCGGGGACGTCTGCGCCGGGGGGAACGTGACCCTGAACAACGAGTCGTCCGTGGGCGGCGACATCAACGCCACGGGCGATGTGTATATCGGCGCGAACAACGCCGTGGTGCAGGGCAGCGTCTATGCCGGCGGCAACGTGACCATCCAGAACGGGGCCAAGGTCATGGGCGACGTCCATGCCGGAGGCTACGTTTCCATCGGCTCCAACAACGGGTCGGTCTATGGCAGCGTCTATGCCGCAGGCGACGTGACCCTCGGAAACGCGGCCCGGGTCTATGCCAACGTGCATTCCGGCGGAAACATCAATGTCCTGTGGGGCGGAACCATCGACGGCAACGCCGTGGCGGCGGGGACCGTCTCGGTGAACGCCTGGGGCGGCAAGGTGTCCGGGTCCATCACCCAAAACGCCTCCTCGCCTCCGCGCATCAAGCCCACCGCGCCTACGGCCTGCGACGTGGTGGACGCGCCGCCGCTGCAAGTCTATTTAGCCGGTACAACGAACATCTCCGTGAGTTACGGAAACGCCAAGGACATCGCCCCGGGCTCCTATGGCAAGCTTGTCGCTTCCGGTAACAACACCATTACGCTTCATGCCGGTACCTACTCTTTCAGTTCCATGAATTTTTCCTGGGATTGCGACTGGCGGCTCGATGTGTCCGGAGGCGATATCACCATCTTCGTGGTGGGCGATGTGGCGTTTGGCGGCGAGGTGACGGTCTTGGTTTCCTCCGATGGCACGAACTATACTAACATGTGGAGCGTGGACCCGAATCTGGCGGCCCGGGTCTATTTGGAAACACACGGGAATTTTACGGCGGGACAAAGCGGCCGTTGGTTCGGCACCATACTGGCGAAGAACAATATCGCCTTCAACGGCAGTCAGACGCCCGAGGACAAGCCTACGGTGATCGGACTTCTGGCGACGGTTGACGGGGTGGTGACTTTAAGCAATAAATTTTCTAATATTCGTATCGTCTCAAATTTCGCCCAGGCGAACTGGTAGCGCCGCGTGCGCCGTATGCGCTGCATGGCTTGGCAGCAGGGCGGCGGCAAATCGATTCGGGAGTCCATCCCAAGGAAGTTGTTCTCCATCTGATGGTCGGTCGTAACGAACCTGGGGGCAACATGTCGGGCAGTCGCAAAAATGCTCTCTTTTTCAGCCTTTCCTGCCGCCACTGCCGTATGACGCAGCGCGGTTCGGCGCTTTTGTACGTCATTGCCTCCATCGTTCTGCTCGGGGTCGTTGGTGGGGGAGTGGCGTATTTTTCGTCGTCGTCGAGTCAGGCGCAACTCTCACAGACTCTCAGTGCTCAGGCATACTACCTGTCACTTTCTGGAAAAAATTACGCCAATAAGTCAAACACAACGAGTGGTTCCTTTAGTCTTCAAGAGGGCAGTTTCACGTTATCCGGTGATGCGACGGTCATGAATTCGTTGGGGACGGCCAACAGCGGGACAGGGCGCGAGGCGAATTACGACATTGCGTTCGTTCCTGATTTTTCGACACCGCCGTCGCAGAAGCCGGATCATAATATTCAAAAAGTTAATAAAACATTTTCAGGGTCAAATGTGGATCTTGAAGGTACGAGCGATGTGGTTGATATTGAAGCATACGTGGCAACTGGCGGGCAACATCAATATTGGGCGGCGTTTACCGGAATTGCTGATTCTGCACATCGAATAGCAGATGGAAGTTGTTACGTCGGATATCATGTGGCAACGATTACAGCGACAGATAGCTCTAGTATAAAAGAAGTGTATGATGATTATGGATATGTGAGTTATGATGTTCAAGTCAAGATGGGATGGCTGAAGTATCTTGATCATGCTGCTAGCGGAATTAATTTTCGATGGTATAACAACGAAGGATATGGGCTCAGTTTCCTTCGGTTTGAATCCAAGACGCAATGCGGAGATTATATTCCAAATGGAATAAAGCCAGGAACATCGAATGAGTTTAAGGACAAGATGCTCATCGTCCTTTGGGAACAGCGTGGCGGGGTGAGACGATGGCTAGGATATGCTGTTGTTGGTACGCCATATGATTATGGGACGAGACGTCCTCCAGCAAGTGAGGATCCAAAGGTCGTTGGTCAGCAAAATGATGTTGATGGTTATTTAAACGATAATGCGACACTAGTCGTTCGAGTGATGGATGTTATGCGAAGCGGTAACCGTGTAACAGAAGTACTTGCTTTTTATGGCGACGCTTCTCCGTATTATGCTCGTTCATATGATGCCGTTGCTTCAAATATTTTGCGGAGACGTTATTCTCCGGAATGGGTGGATAGTACTCTATTTCCAAAGTGGCCGTCAAATGTGCTTGTGGATAATGCCAGCGGGTACGCAGCATATTGGAATAACTCAAACACAAGTTATGATTATTTTACGCTATTGAGCACAAACCCCCAAACGCCAAGTAACGCAGTAACATTTATCATGAATTCATCGGCGACGAACGCTACGCTTTTGAGCGACGGGTGTACGGTGAGGCTTTCGGCACTTCCTTTAGCTTCTTTTCCAAATGATCGAAGAGAAATTGGTATTCATGCAATGGGAAAGTTGTATTATGATAGATGGCGCGACATTGAATATACGCTAGCATTTGATGATTTGGCAGTGCAAGTATTGGGAGAAGATGAATGAGATATACGCTAGTATTAACAGTGATATTGATGTGTGTACTCACGGGCTACGCTTCTGCCTTTGTTACTCCAAAAGATGCGGTGCGAATGGGATATAAGATTAGATATTGCGAGCCAAGATCAGATCAAAAGAATACGTCATCCCCGTCTGAAGGCATGAATTCAACGCTTGAAGCACAACACAAGATAATGCCTTCTTCAGTTCAGAACGGTGGAGTTAGACAAAATGATGGGAATTCAAAGCCGAAGGAGTAAAATTGCTATATCTTTATGTGTGAACTAAATGCGTTAAAAAGTATTTTTCCGTATACTTCTGTGATTGCGCTCGTTCGCCGCTCGCTTGCCGACCGTCTTCTGGGCTTCACCCAGGCCACCGGCGCCAGTGCCCAGGAGGTCCGACTGATGAATTTCCGCCTCCGTTTCCGGGAATAAAGCTCCCCGGTCGGCGTCCACTTTCGTGGCCCTGTCACAGGGGATTCTTTCTTTCTGTCCCGCCGTCACATCACCTACCTCTGATGAGTTTCACTTCTCGACAAGGCGGGAAAGCGTTTTGGCGACAAAATATTTATTTTACGTTTAATATCAAAAAATAAGTAAAGATTGTATAATAAATTGCAAAATTCATTTTCCAATAGATTCATCCTCTGTCATCTGCTAATACTTCACCAAAATACGTCAGATATCGGCGAACCCCGCGTCGGCCCTGGCGCACGATGCATCGCCGGGAAGCGTTCTCCGTATGTCTCACCCGGGTCTTTCACGGTTTCCGCAGCACATCAGGCATTCCGCAACGGCGCGAACCAGCCGGTGCGGCGCGTCACTGCTATACGTCGTCGCCGCCATCACCCTGCTGGCCGTTCTGGCCGCCGCCATCGCCGTCTTCTCCGGCGCCTCGTCCCAGTCCCAGACCAGCCACGCCCCGTCGCTCGCCGCCTATTACCTGGCCCTGGCCGGCCTCAACCACGCCGCGACCCTCTCCGCAAACGACCTCGAAGCCCTTCTCGACGCGCCGGGCGTGACCTGCGCCCTGGATACCGGGCACTTCACCCTGGAGGTGCTCGAACGCAACGCCGACGGCTCGTTCGCCGTGGCCGCCACAGGCACGGCCCTGCCGGACAGCCCGCGCCAATCCGTCTGTTGCCTGCCGGGCACGGTGTCGGACGCCGGGGGCTATATCTCTTTTGAAAACGACCTGGAGGACTTCGACCTGCCCGTGACCTCGGGAACCCGCAACAGCAACATCGTCTCCGTGGACCTGAACAACAGGGTGGCCGTTTTCGGCAACAACACCCAATATGCCTACGGCTGCCTGTGGTACCGGGGAAACCGCACCTGGTGCGAGTCCGGAAAATGCCTGTTCGGCAAGGGTCTGCGGGCCTATTTCCGATTTTCCTATGCCGCCGTCCCGCCGGGCCTGGCCTGTGGCGACGGCTTCACCTTCGCGGTCATAAACGCCACGGAAAACGACGCCTCGCGCTCGGGCGGACTGGTGGGCATGGGCGAGCTTCTGGGCTACGCCGGGCCGGGTTCCACGGCGGACGGCCGGGGGCTCGCGCCGCCGAAATTTGCGGTGGAGTTCGACGTTTATGCCAACCAGGGGACGAAAAATCCCAACCGGGTCGATTCCCGGGCGGACGGCCAGGGCGGCGACCATGCGGCCCTGGTGTTCTGGGGGTTTGAGGACGATTCCGGTTCCTGCGCGTCGTCGGGCCATTCCTATGCCTGCGCCCAGGACGACAACCGCCATTCCCGCCAGGGTACGGAGAATGTGGGGCTTGGCGTCTCCGGCGACATGCCGCGCAACAGCCTGAACCGATCCGGGGCCGGGGACTACGCCGCGCAAAGCGGCCGCCCGGACTGGCTGCAAAGCGGCGCGCACGCCATGCGCATGGAGGTGGACCGGGCCGACGCCCCGGACATCCTGGGCGATTATGCCTACAGCATCCGGGTCTGGATCGATTGCTCCGACTGCGACGACGTCATGAGCGCCTATACGGCCGGTCCACCCACCCTGTCCCGGTCATTTTCCCTGTCGCGGGCCCAGCACGAACGCTTCGAGCGGGTGCTCTTCGGCTGGACCGAGGCCACGGGCGCGGCCGTGCAGCAAGTGGGCGTGTCCGATTTCAAGCTGTATTTTCTGGAATAGGGGGTCGGCTTTACATCGCCCGGGCCTTGGGCCATGTTCCGGCCCATGCGCCGAACCCTTGCCGCCATGTGTCTGGCCCTTTTCGCCTCCCTGCCCGCAAGCGCCCCCGGCGGCGAGGTCATCTACAAATACGACGCCCCGGGCGGCGTCATCCATCTTTCCAACCGGCGCCTGAGCAAGGACTACCGGCCCTATTTCTACATGCGCGTGCCGCGCGCCGTGGACCAAGACAAGCTCATGGCCGTGATCCGCTACTACGGCCGCCGCTATAAGATCGATCCGGAGCTGGTGCGGGCCATGGTGGAGGTGGAGTCGGGTTTCGTGATCGAGGCCGTCTCGCCCAAGGGTGCCCAGGGGCTGATGCAGATCATGCCCGGCACGGGCAAGGATCTGGGGCTGACGGAACCCTTCGAGCCCGGGCCGAACATCGAGGCCGGGGTGCGGTATATGCGCGACATGCTGGATCGCTTCGGCGGCGACGCCTCCCTGGCCCTGGCGGCCTACAACGCCGGGCCGGGCCGGGTGTCGCGCACGACCGGCGTGCCGGACATCCCCGAAACCAAGGATTACGTGGCCAAGGTCATGGGCCGCTACGGGGCGCGCTCGGGCATGCGGTAATATTTTCGGTACCGAGGGGAAATTGTCATGACGCGAATTCTCATACATCCTGGCGAGCACCTGGCTGACGAGTTGCAGGCCCTTGGCATGAGCGCCAACGCATTGGCCAAGGAACTTGGCGTGCCCACCAACCGCATCACCCAGATCATAGCGGGCCGACGCGGGATCACGGGGGATACCGCCTTGCGGCTGGGGAGGTGGTTCGGAACGGGACCGGACATCTGGATGAATCTGCAAAAAAATTATGAGCTCAAACGGGCGGCCCAGGAGATTGGACGGGCCTTGGAGGATATCCCCCGGCACGACATGGCGGCGCAAGCGCCAACCCTCGCCGCCCGGTGACCCGGAGGATCGAAGTCAGTCGACTACCGGGAATAAGGACGTACAGGCCGTGATGCTCGGGCCGGGCCCGGTCAACCAGCGCAGACGTTCGCCCCGGCGGGTTGCCGCGTCTCGTCCAGGAGCCGCAGGCCCAGGGCCGTGACCTCGGCCGGGATCAGCGTCCGCAACACGGCGAGGGGCAACCGCTGCCGCACCAGCAGCGCCCCGGCCACGTCCGTCACCCGGTCCCACACCGCCGGGCGGCCAAACAAATCGGCCAGGATGCGGCCAAGCTGTCCCCGCAAAAGTCCCGAGGCCCCCATGCCGCGCAGGCCCAGGGCCTCGAATTCCCGCATGACATGCAGCATGTCGAAGGCCAGCCGCTCGCTGGCCAGATCCGCGTGCAGCCCGAAGGCCTCGCCCAGAAACCGCGTCTCGGCCTGATGCCCGGCCAGGGCGATGAGAAACCGCCGCCGGATGGTCAGCTTGCGGCTGTCGCCGGGCAGGACGTAGCCTGGATCGTCGTCGGGGCCGTCGATGGCCGCGCTCACGGCCGGGCAGTCCATGGCGAAGGACATGACCGCGTGCCCGGCCACATGGTGGGCCAGGGCCTGCAAGGGATCGCGCTGGGGTCGCGTCTGGTCCATTCCCGTTCTCCTCGGGGCGAGTCTGCGGGTTATGATAGCAGCCGGGAAAGCTCCGCCGAAAGGGCCTCGGTTGTGAAGGGTTTTTTGAGAAATCCCGTGACCCCGGCCCGAAGCGCCAGATCCACCTGTTCGCCGGTGGATTCCGTGGTGGCCATGAGGATGGGCGTGTCGGCATGGGCCATGTCCCCGCGCACCAGCCGGGTCAACTCGATGCCGTCCATGACCGGCATGTTCATGTCGGCCACGATGCAGTCGAAGGGATCCGAGGTTTCCAGGATATCCCAGGCGGCCTGGCCGTTTTCCGCCGTGGTCGCGGCGAACCCCAGGCCGGGCAGGGCGGAGCGGTAGAAGGCCAGCATGGCCTTGGAGTCGTCCACGGCCAGGATGCGGCGCTGCCCCGTCTCTTCCGGGGGGGAAGCCACGGCGCTGGCTGTGCGCAGTCGGTGCGCCAGGGCCGTGGCCTGGGGCGTTTGCGCGCCCTCCAAGACCTGGACGAAGGCCGCCATGGTCTCCGGATCGCAACTCGTTTCGGCCTCGGCGACCACCAGTTCGGCCAGGGCCGGTTCGGACACGAGGGCGGCGAAAAGCCGCACGGCGGCGGCGTCGGCCATGGCCCGGGCCACGAGTCCGGCCTTGGCCGGATCGGCCTGCATGGCCTCCATGAGCTTTCTGGCCACCCCGGGGTTGGCGTTAGCCTCAAGGGCCGTGATCACGGCCAGAAGCAGCATGGGATCGGTCTCGGCCAGGCCGTCGAGCAAAAAGACCAGCCCCTTGAGGGATGGGGCCCGGCCCAGGGCCTCGTAGACCGCGAAGCGCAGGTTGGGGTGGGTGAATTCCTCCAGATCCTGGGCCGTGACCAGGGCCTCGGCCCCGGACTTGTGGCCGATAAATCCCAGGATGTTGGCCGACAGGATCTTTTCGTCCAGATCGCCCTCGCCAAGCAGCCTGGCCACCCGGGGGACGGCGGCCGGGCCGGTGGCGATGATGGCCTCGTGGATGGCCCGGCGGGCCGTGGGATTTTTGTGGTGAATCTTGGTGACCAGATAGGACAGGGCCAACTCGCCGCCGATGGCCGCCACGGCCCCCACGGCCTTGAACACCGTGACCGGGCAGTTGTCGCCGGAGATGATCTCCGCCGCGTCCACCAGGGCCGCCAGGCGCGACAGGGATTCGGCGTCGGCCAGGGCCCCGAGGGTCTCGGCGCACAGGGCGCTGATCAGGGGGTCGGGATGGTCCAGGTGCTTCCGGAAAAGGGCCAGGCTGGCGGTGTGGCGCAGACGGGACAGGGCGCTTAACGTCTCCTGCAGATCCTCGGACGTGCAGGCCCTGGCGGCCATGTCCAGGAGCACTGGCAGGGCGGCGGCAAACTCGTTGCGGCCCACGGTGCGCAGGCACAGGCGGCGCACGGCCGGGGACGGAGAGGCCAGTCCGGCCACGGTCTGGGTCTCGTCGTGGGCGAAAAGGGCCTGCAGGACGTTGATGACCGCCAGATCCACGGACTGGTCGCCAAGGGGCGCGGCGATCAGGTCGCACAGCCCCGGAATGGCCGTAACGTCCGCCTTGGCCTCGATGTCGCGAAGCAGGGTGATCTGTTCGAGAAAGTCCAATCCCCGGAAATCCGTCAGGGCATCCATGCGTGAGTCCTTTGGCTGCGAGGTGAAGATGCGCCCGGCCTGTCCGATGCGCCGGGCGGCTGCGCACATGTGGCCGCTCAAACTGCCTAGCGTATTTCCGGCCCGTTTCCTAGGGGCCAGACGGTCTGTCCAAGGCCTTCGCCACGGCCGTTTGTGGACAAATGTCAGGGAAAATGCTTTGTTTCCCCGGTTCGCGGACAATGCGACACGGCCGTCCGCTACGCGGACCTTTTTGCAACAGTGACCTCGAAGGGAATCGGGAGCATGTACCAGGGGCGCACACATCGGATCACGACACAACGCAGGGCGCAGCCGTCCAACACCCGCCGGGCGCGCCGGGCCATGCCCCGCCGGACAGGCGCGGCCGGTTCCGGCAAAGCGGGCCTGCGTTTCATACGGCTTGTGGCCCTGGCCGCCATTGTGGTGGCCGGGCTCTTTCTGGGATGCACCTTTTTTTCGGCCAAGGAGCCGCCCGCGCCGCCGCCTCCGGCAGTGATGCCCATGACCCCTGCGGCCGTATCCGATTGCCTGTCCCGGGTGCAGACGGCCAAGGCCGCCCAGCCCCGGCCCGAATCGCTGGATGATTTCGTGCGCTATGTGGCGGCGGCCTATGTGGAGCCGGTGCGCTCCCGCTACGCCGTGGCCGAGACCATGGAGACGGCCGTGCGCCTGTCCGCCGCAGGCAACGCCCAGGCCCAGCGCTTTCTGGCGGCCACCGTGCGCGACGTGCAGCTCCAGGCGGCCATGGGCGGGCGCACCTTCAGCGTGGACCAATGGCGGGAGATCTACCTCCGCTCCGGCCTCCTGAACCAGGATACCTTTGTGGCCATCGGGGGGGAACTGCCCCAGCCGGAAACGGGCCGTCCCGCCGCATCCGTGGCCCCCGCCCCGGACGCCGCCGTCTCCGGGCCGTCCCTGCCGCCTTTGTCCGAGGACGAAGGGGAATGAGCATGGCCCTGGCCGTCGCCGCCAAAAAGGCCCTGGCCGACGCGGTGCGCATCAGCCTGGATCTGTACAAGGTCATGGTCCCGGTGATCATCGCGGTCAAGATCCTCAAGGAACTGGACCTCATCGCCTATCTGGCCGTGCCGCTTGGGCCGCTCATGGAGCTGGCCGGGCTTCCGGCGGACATGGGGCTGGTGTGGGCCACGGCCATTTTGACCAACATCTACGGCGGCATCCTGGTTTACGTGGCCCTGCCGCCGGGGCCCGACCCCCTAAGCGTGGCCCAGGTGACGGTGCTCTCCACCATGATCCTCATTGCCCACAACCTCCCGGTGGAGGGCCGCATCACCCAGAAGTGCGGGGTGGGATTCTGGGGCCAGACGGCGCTGCGCATGGGCGGGGCGCTTTTGTGCGGTCTGCTCATGCACCGGTTTTTCGCCGCCGCCGGGATGCTTACGGAACCGGCCCGGGCGATCTTCACCGCCGCCCCGGCCCAGGCCTCCCTTGTCGGCTGGGCGCTTGGCGAGGCTAAAAGCCTGATCATGATTTTCGGGGTCATCCTGGCGCTCATCGTCCTTATGCGCGTGCTGGCCCGGTTCCGGGTCACGGACCTTCTCGAGCGCGTGCTGGCCCCGGTTCTGGGGCTTATGGGCATCGGGCCCAAGGCCGCCAGCATCACGGTCATCGGGCTGGTCATGGGCCTGGCCTACGGCGGCGGGCTGATCATGATGGAGGTCCAGGGGGGGAGGCTGTCCCGGCGCGACGTGTTTTCCTCCCTGTCGCTGATGAGCCTGTCCCACGCGCTCATCGAGGACACCCTGCTCATGACGCTCATTGGGGCCAGCATGCAGGGCACGTTTTTCGGGAGGCTCCTTTTTTCCATGCTGGTGGTGGCGGTCCTGTCGCGGCTGGTGGGGCCGCGCCTGTCCGCGCCCGGGTCGGTTGCGGGGAGGCTCTTTTGACTTCCGGCGCGGGCCTGCACCGCTGGGCAGCGATGGCGGCCGTGGCCGTCCTGGCGGCGTGCGCCCTGGCGGTTGCGTCAGCCCAGGCCCTGGCGACCCAGACGACCCAGACGGCCCCGGCCGCCCCAGTCGCCCCAGTCGCTCCGGTCAGCTTCGAGCCGCTCATCCGGCGGCTGGTGGAGTCCGGCCGTCCCGAGGCCGCTGTGCGCGCCCTGTTTGCGCGTCCTGAAATGGCGTTTGATCCCGAGCCCATGAGCACCAAGCTTACCGAACTGTACATGTCGAAATACGGCCTGAAGCTGGTGACCGACATCCAGACGCGGCTGGCGGAACTGGGTTACCATCCCTGGCCGACGGACGGCCGACTCAAGCGGCTCACCAAGTGGTCCATCCGGGCCTGGCAGCGGGAGTGCGGCCTGCCGGAACGGGCCGTGGCCACCACAGAGCTTTTGGCCGCGCTGCGGGCCTCTACAGCCAAGGCCCCGGCCGGGCTGGAATTCCCGCCGATCGAGGCCCCGAGCGTCTACGAGAGCGCCCTGACCCCGGAGCGTCTGGCCGAGGCCCGGGAGTTTTTGGCCGCCAACCGGGCCATGTTGTCCCGGGTGCGGGCGCGTTACGGCCTGCCCGAGGAGGTGGCTGTGGGGGTGAGCGCCGTGGAGACCCGGTGCGGCCGCTATCTGGGCGACAAACCGGCCGTGGCCTCCCTGGCGGGCATGGCCCTGGCCCGGGACTATTCCCTGGTGTCCCAGGCGTTTGCCTATGAGCGCCCCGCTCCCGACCGGACAGCCTGGCTGGCCCAGACGGCGCGCGACCGGGGGGATTGGGCTTACCGGGAACTGGTGGCCCTTTTGGACTATGCCGCCCGCCTGGGCCGCGATCCCCTGAGCATGCCCGGCTCGGTCTACGGGGCCATCGGCGTCAGCCAGTTCATGCCCACAAGCGCCCTGACCCTGGCCCGGGACGGCGACGGGGACGGCGTGGCGGATCTTTTCAACGAGGCCGACGCCCTGGAGAGCATGGGCAACTACCTGAATAAAGCCGGAGTGGGAGGCCAGACCTCCGAGGCGGCCCTTCGCGAGGCCCTTTTTCGCTACAACCGCAGCCGGACCTATGTGAACACCATCATGGCCGTGGCTGCGCACCTGCGCGAAACCGCCGGATCGGGCGCTCCCGGGCAATGACCGGACGGCCGTGGCCGTCCGCCGTCGCCAAGGGCCCGTGGAACGTCGGCCGGGCGCGAAAGCCGCGCCGCGCCGTGTGGACCCAAACTGCAACGGAAACCCGCATGCCCTCTCTCCTGCGACTTTTTTTTCTGTGCCTGACGCTCGTTGTTCCGGATATCGCCCAGGCCGCCTCGGCCACGGTCATCGGCTATCACCGGTTCGACGGCCACCGGTCCAGCATGTCCATGCCCATGGACGTATTCGAGGCCCATCTGAAATATCTCAAGGAGAACGCCAACGTCCTCTCCATGGACGAATTTGCGGGCTACATCGCGCGTGGGGAGAGTTTCCCGCCGCGCACGGTGGTCATCACCATCGACGACGGCTGGTCCTCGGTCATGCAGGCCTTTGAGCTTTTGAAAAAATATGACCTGCCGTTCACCCTGTTTCTGCCTATGGCCTACATGGCCAATCCGGCCTCCAAGGCCAGCCTGAGCGCCGCTGACATCGAAAAGCTCAAGGCCTGGCCCAAGGTCACCTTTGCGGACCATTCCTTCAGCCACTCCACGCGGCTCCAGGTCAGCAAGCATGGCAGCCGCGACGCCTACCTGGCTTTTTTGCGTTCCGACCTGAGCGCCTCGCGGAAACGCTTTTTTGAAATCTTCGGCTCGTATCCCAAATATTACGCCTA
Above is a genomic segment from Desulfolutivibrio sulfodismutans DSM 3696 containing:
- a CDS encoding prepilin-type N-terminal cleavage/methylation domain-containing protein — protein: MKRAVRHRGFTLLEVVAVLVLLGILASVAVARFADTNAETVAEAEIFKSHLRYAQLRAMGDIYPWTVTVGGGSYTLSTTNPSVGAPVLPGESGATHSYDGGVTATAGTFTFNWRGQPTTGGGTSVTFDGDPDVTVTVLSETGFAQ
- a CDS encoding type II secretion system protein, coding for MRNNVRPRPRGFSLIEIIITLVVLGIAGAMLVTFMGPGITRSSDPLRALQNDASLQAVMENMIAAAPDVADLATLKTSIGAAGSDQTNAYGMNTIAYHVDRNSLCYLDTGSNTFTNTTDTSIGIYLCVTISLPGQSGSKISYLFTK
- a CDS encoding type II secretion system protein; its protein translation is MMTIAAARRQRGFTLIEIIAALVLMGILAATVFNFMGQAVRGFFIARDALAITQKAQIAMNRMRIEFTYLASVSASSSTSITYTAEFPSGTETHTITTAAGQLTYDGVALVDGVGGCTFAYYDDPSAAADTSFDATNTKLIGITLTMQDSDGVTATFTTRVAPGKI
- a CDS encoding polymer-forming cytoskeletal protein; amino-acid sequence: MPRRTATTRFIATARIARRALRSSSRGGALLYVIASIVLLGVIGGGVAYFSSSSSTSQLAATRAEQAYYAALAGQAYVKQRHEAMRTSSASLDALLADLDAHSGIYTLADNRRFSLTTSKIDATHYSATVTGSYLDAAGGATENTVIDMGSRVYIPASSGGSTVPESARKTPVVANGATIDGGVSADTVTLNNESTVTGDVISTTWVVIGNKAAVGGDVCAGGNVTLNNESSVGGDINATGDVYIGANNAVVQGSVYAGGNVTIQNGAKVMGDVHAGGYVSIGSNNGSVYGSVYAAGDVTLGNAARVYANVHSGGNINVLWGGTIDGNAVAAGTVSVNAWGGKVSGSITQNASSPPRIKPTAPTACDVVDAPPLQVYLAGTTNISVSYGNAKDIAPGSYGKLVASGNNTITLHAGTYSFSSMNFSWDCDWRLDVSGGDITIFVVGDVAFGGEVTVLVSSDGTNYTNMWSVDPNLAARVYLETHGNFTAGQSGRWFGTILAKNNIAFNGSQTPEDKPTVIGLLATVDGVVTLSNKFSNIRIVSNFAQANW
- a CDS encoding lytic transglycosylase domain-containing protein, with protein sequence MRRTLAAMCLALFASLPASAPGGEVIYKYDAPGGVIHLSNRRLSKDYRPYFYMRVPRAVDQDKLMAVIRYYGRRYKIDPELVRAMVEVESGFVIEAVSPKGAQGLMQIMPGTGKDLGLTEPFEPGPNIEAGVRYMRDMLDRFGGDASLALAAYNAGPGRVSRTTGVPDIPETKDYVAKVMGRYGARSGMR
- a CDS encoding HigA family addiction module antitoxin, which codes for MTRILIHPGEHLADELQALGMSANALAKELGVPTNRITQIIAGRRGITGDTALRLGRWFGTGPDIWMNLQKNYELKRAAQEIGRALEDIPRHDMAAQAPTLAAR
- a CDS encoding response regulator: MDALTDFRGLDFLEQITLLRDIEAKADVTAIPGLCDLIAAPLGDQSVDLAVINVLQALFAHDETQTVAGLASPSPAVRRLCLRTVGRNEFAAALPVLLDMAARACTSEDLQETLSALSRLRHTASLALFRKHLDHPDPLISALCAETLGALADAESLSRLAALVDAAEIISGDNCPVTVFKAVGAVAAIGGELALSYLVTKIHHKNPTARRAIHEAIIATGPAAVPRVARLLGEGDLDEKILSANILGFIGHKSGAEALVTAQDLEEFTHPNLRFAVYEALGRAPSLKGLVFLLDGLAETDPMLLLAVITALEANANPGVARKLMEAMQADPAKAGLVARAMADAAAVRLFAALVSEPALAELVVAEAETSCDPETMAAFVQVLEGAQTPQATALAHRLRTASAVASPPEETGQRRILAVDDSKAMLAFYRSALPGLGFAATTAENGQAAWDILETSDPFDCIVADMNMPVMDGIELTRLVRGDMAHADTPILMATTESTGEQVDLALRAGVTGFLKKPFTTEALSAELSRLLS